In the genome of Bacteroidota bacterium, one region contains:
- a CDS encoding helix-turn-helix transcriptional regulator — translation MDYNTHAPHNDLADFVKSYWTLEAPKETKPTKQKIVPDGCMEMIFHDGDLFKQYITDETFVVQPRCFVFGQITTSLAIEPTGVTGIFAVRFLPDGFMPFATLPISAMENRAVPLHELFGDSGTQLEQNILKAVSHTDRIAIIESFLLQQLITPAAIDRVAKLSVEVIMQLNGRLSVEELSNHIQINRRQLERKFASVIGLSPKQLAKIIRLQAALKILANKQFTSLTSLAHESSYYDQAHFIKDFKEFTGLSPKQFYADDLKMSTLFTGTE, via the coding sequence ATGGATTACAATACCCATGCACCCCATAACGATTTGGCAGACTTTGTAAAATCTTACTGGACATTAGAAGCTCCCAAAGAAACAAAGCCAACTAAACAAAAAATAGTACCGGACGGGTGCATGGAAATGATTTTTCATGATGGCGATTTGTTTAAGCAATATATAACAGACGAAACCTTTGTTGTGCAACCCAGGTGTTTTGTATTTGGGCAGATAACTACTTCCTTAGCTATTGAACCTACGGGTGTAACAGGCATTTTTGCGGTACGTTTTTTACCCGATGGGTTTATGCCCTTTGCTACTTTACCCATTAGTGCTATGGAAAACAGAGCCGTTCCGTTACACGAGTTATTTGGCGATAGCGGTACACAGTTAGAACAGAACATATTGAAGGCTGTAAGCCATACAGATAGAATAGCTATAATAGAAAGCTTTCTACTGCAACAGTTAATTACACCCGCTGCTATTGACAGAGTGGCAAAATTAAGCGTAGAAGTAATCATGCAATTAAATGGCCGGCTATCGGTTGAGGAATTATCAAACCATATACAAATAAACCGAAGACAACTGGAACGTAAATTTGCTTCAGTAATAGGTTTAAGTCCAAAACAACTGGCTAAAATTATCAGACTACAAGCCGCCTTAAAAATATTAGCCAACAAACAATTTACCAGCCTTACTTCATTGGCACACGAAAGCAGCTATTATGATCAGGCACATTTTATAAAAGACTTTAAAGAGTTTACCGGTTTAAGCCCCAAACAATTTTATGCCGATGATTTAAAAATGTCAACCCTGTTTACAGGTACCGAATAA
- a CDS encoding fibronectin type III domain-containing protein — protein sequence MLFYLRLSIVSLLMALAFKASAQVPALTNPANNAIDVDLKTYLNCTMLTGAGWKYQLMYDTSATFNSPVLFNKVSNVWITYLDSAYFNTRYYWKMRSIRNNTDTSVWSATWSFKTIDSFEVTTPSMNATNTNIGLTVYFKKIGGTVRVQYDTTATFDSPVLTDTVFNDLNTQSLPVRQLYFGRNYYVRGMAYTVTDTIPFSKAFKFTTLALPTSSISSGVYDVSVTASSYAITSLANDTNIWYQTQFDTSLAFNSPLLVNSISKKQTNTTPFLLHYGKNYYMHIRVWHLKDTSAWRTITISTKSGPTSLSYPAATDTIIRPDSARFTLFNMQGVKRYEIMADTTPLFNSPVLISDTLNKNANGALRNLYFNTLYYVKVRTITEVDTSDWFYRNIRTMAAPFLLTPQNNSTSQLTNPVLSWTNLSHLTGYRVMVDTSALFNSNQLMIIDSNKLADRVATNDLLFDQVYYWKMQARSAKDTSLWTPALKFTTSPFAIYINTPYNGEQNVAVNPTYISWSQPTGIRGFHYQVSTDSLYTNPINRYINNRDVSGENLNGLAYSTRYFLRVRGFNKADTTDWYYENKFTTKVAPVAPLAPVLSLPANGAIKQTYTGLILTWTAVANVTVYEIQTDVSADFSNPLVGSNTTNQITVSGLQPSTLYYWRVRGMNGTQPGAWSVPFSFTTLVLLVPPQQLVPDNFTLLTPAQVTLQWEANTDAERYEYMYGNSPTFTGSPLTTTQNKAIINNLSPGLTYYWQVRTVILPYASAWSNIATFRVAATGIQEVSNEPQQWFFPNPSSAGIINFSKDLPVQHITIYSLNGQKVLDTDVVNTTLNVSFLTKGVYMVHLQLNEKTVHSKLLIE from the coding sequence ATGTTATTTTATTTACGACTCAGTATAGTAAGCCTGTTAATGGCTTTGGCGTTTAAAGCCTCTGCCCAGGTACCGGCTTTAACAAACCCTGCTAACAATGCTATTGATGTAGATTTGAAAACCTATTTAAACTGTACCATGCTCACAGGTGCGGGGTGGAAATACCAGCTCATGTACGATACATCAGCCACCTTTAACAGCCCCGTATTGTTTAATAAAGTAAGCAATGTATGGATAACCTATTTAGACAGTGCTTACTTCAATACCCGCTATTACTGGAAAATGCGTTCTATACGTAACAATACTGATACTTCTGTATGGTCTGCCACTTGGTCGTTTAAAACCATCGACTCCTTTGAGGTAACTACCCCAAGTATGAATGCCACCAATACCAATATAGGCTTAACGGTATATTTTAAAAAAATAGGCGGCACAGTACGTGTGCAGTACGATACTACGGCTACCTTTGATTCACCCGTATTAACCGATACGGTATTCAACGATTTAAATACACAAAGTTTGCCCGTAAGGCAATTGTACTTTGGGCGCAATTATTATGTACGCGGTATGGCCTATACCGTAACCGATACCATTCCGTTTTCAAAAGCATTTAAGTTTACCACACTGGCATTGCCAACCAGCAGTATTAGCAGTGGGGTGTACGATGTAAGTGTAACTGCCAGTTCTTATGCCATAACAAGTTTAGCCAACGATACCAATATTTGGTACCAAACGCAGTTTGATACATCGCTCGCTTTTAACTCGCCCTTATTGGTAAATAGTATCAGCAAGAAGCAAACAAACACCACACCCTTTTTATTACACTACGGAAAAAACTACTATATGCATATACGCGTATGGCACTTAAAAGATACTTCAGCCTGGCGTACCATTACTATAAGTACCAAATCCGGCCCTACCTCCCTGTCATATCCTGCAGCTACCGATACCATTATTCGCCCCGACTCAGCCCGTTTTACCTTGTTTAATATGCAGGGAGTAAAACGCTACGAAATAATGGCCGATACCACACCCTTATTTAACTCACCCGTATTGATAAGCGATACGCTAAATAAAAATGCCAATGGCGCTTTGCGTAATTTATATTTTAATACCCTTTATTATGTAAAAGTTCGTACCATTACCGAGGTCGATACATCCGACTGGTTTTACAGGAATATACGTACCATGGCAGCCCCTTTCCTGTTAACACCACAAAACAACAGCACCAGTCAGTTAACCAATCCTGTATTAAGTTGGACCAATCTTTCCCACTTAACAGGCTACCGCGTAATGGTTGACACATCCGCCTTATTTAACAGCAACCAGCTCATGATAATAGATAGCAATAAGCTAGCCGATAGAGTTGCTACCAACGATTTATTATTTGACCAGGTATATTATTGGAAAATGCAGGCACGCAGTGCCAAAGATACCTCGTTATGGACACCTGCGCTTAAGTTTACCACATCACCTTTTGCTATATATATTAATACACCTTACAATGGAGAACAAAATGTAGCTGTTAACCCAACCTATATCAGTTGGAGTCAACCCACAGGTATCAGGGGTTTTCATTACCAGGTATCAACCGACTCATTATACACCAACCCCATTAACAGGTATATTAACAACCGCGATGTATCAGGCGAAAACTTAAATGGTTTGGCTTACAGTACCCGTTACTTTTTACGCGTAAGAGGCTTTAATAAAGCAGATACAACCGATTGGTATTACGAAAATAAATTTACCACCAAAGTTGCACCTGTTGCACCCTTGGCACCCGTATTATCATTACCTGCCAATGGAGCCATTAAACAAACTTATACAGGCTTAATACTTACATGGACAGCAGTAGCCAATGTAACTGTTTACGAAATTCAAACAGATGTATCAGCCGATTTTAGTAATCCGCTTGTTGGCTCCAATACCACCAATCAAATTACAGTTTCAGGCTTGCAGCCTTCTACTTTGTATTATTGGCGAGTAAGAGGTATGAATGGAACACAACCCGGTGCCTGGTCCGTTCCGTTTTCGTTTACCACACTTGTTTTGTTAGTGCCACCACAGCAGTTGGTGCCCGATAATTTTACCTTGCTTACCCCCGCACAGGTTACTTTACAGTGGGAAGCCAATACCGATGCCGAGCGTTATGAATATATGTATGGCAATAGCCCAACATTTACCGGCAGCCCGTTAACTACTACCCAAAACAAAGCCATTATCAATAACCTTTCACCGGGGCTTACCTATTACTGGCAGGTGCGTACCGTTATTTTACCCTATGCTTCCGCCTGGAGCAATATAGCTACATTCAGGGTGGCCGCTACCGGTATACAAGAAGTAAGCAATGAGCCACAGCAATGGTTTTTTCCTAATCCATCATCAGCAGGTATAATAAACTTTAGTAAAGATTTACCCGTACAACACATTACTATATACAGCTTAAACGGACAAAAAGTATTAGATACCGATGTGGTAAACACCACACTTAACGTAAGCTTTCTAACCAAAGGAGTATACATGGTACACCTGCAGTTAAACGAAAAAACAGTACACAGTAAATTACTAATAGAATAA
- a CDS encoding DUF3703 domain-containing protein — MKIHTTMPDKLAPHFERELTEAKDAFKSRHFQVSWRHLERAHILGQPYPLAHTYVHLKMLDFGVRTKNFAEVLGQIPRLIFGGVKSFVGEIPVGNTGGANVPPLKPMQIPDDLQQIIQQAKSK, encoded by the coding sequence ATGAAAATTCATACCACAATGCCCGACAAACTTGCTCCCCACTTTGAGAGGGAACTGACCGAGGCGAAAGATGCTTTCAAGTCACGGCATTTTCAGGTTTCATGGCGACACCTTGAAAGGGCACATATCTTAGGACAGCCGTATCCTTTGGCACACACTTACGTTCATCTCAAAATGTTGGACTTTGGTGTTCGGACAAAAAACTTTGCCGAAGTTCTTGGACAAATACCCCGACTAATTTTCGGTGGAGTAAAATCTTTTGTTGGTGAAATTCCGGTAGGTAATACTGGTGGTGCAAATGTTCCACCACTGAAACCAATGCAAATACCAGACGATTTACAGCAAATCATTCAACAAGCAAAAAGTAAATAG
- a CDS encoding NAD-dependent epimerase/dehydratase family protein, translating into MQTDTILIIGSNGQIGTELAEALREIYGTDNVVCSDLKKPEHTPGPFEIIDILDKDGVYAIIKKYKVTQVYLLAALLSATAEKNPKFAWDLNMQGLFHILDAAKEGLIKKVYWPSSIAVFGPTTPSILTPQYTVMEPNTIYGISKQAGERFCEYYFQKYNVDVRSIRYPGLIGHKSAPGGGTTDYAVHIYHEAIKNGKYTCFLNEHTTLPMMYMPDALKATINLMEAPAEQVKIRSSYNVAGMSFNPLEIAAAIQKHIPSFTIDFAPDFRQAIADSWPKSINDAEARAHWGWQPDFDLQKMTDDMMLNLNKLYSQSH; encoded by the coding sequence ATGCAAACCGATACGATACTTATTATTGGCTCAAACGGGCAAATTGGAACTGAACTTGCCGAAGCACTACGCGAAATTTATGGAACTGACAACGTTGTATGCAGCGATTTAAAAAAACCTGAACACACTCCCGGACCGTTTGAAATAATTGATATATTGGATAAGGATGGTGTTTATGCCATTATTAAAAAATACAAAGTAACGCAGGTTTATTTGCTGGCTGCTTTATTAAGCGCTACTGCTGAAAAAAATCCAAAGTTTGCATGGGACTTAAACATGCAGGGCTTATTTCACATACTGGATGCAGCCAAAGAGGGTTTAATTAAAAAAGTATACTGGCCAAGTTCTATTGCTGTATTTGGCCCTACAACGCCAAGTATATTAACACCTCAATACACGGTAATGGAACCTAATACTATTTACGGTATTAGTAAACAGGCTGGCGAGCGTTTTTGCGAATACTATTTCCAGAAATACAATGTTGATGTACGCAGCATCCGTTACCCGGGTTTAATAGGCCATAAATCAGCACCGGGTGGTGGCACTACTGATTACGCAGTACATATATACCACGAAGCCATTAAAAACGGTAAATACACTTGCTTTTTAAATGAGCACACTACTTTACCTATGATGTATATGCCTGATGCATTAAAAGCAACCATTAACTTAATGGAAGCTCCGGCCGAGCAGGTTAAAATACGCAGCAGTTATAATGTAGCGGGTATGAGCTTTAATCCGTTGGAAATAGCAGCAGCTATTCAAAAACATATTCCTTCATTTACCATTGACTTTGCGCCTGACTTTAGACAAGCCATAGCTGATAGCTGGCCAAAAAGCATTAACGATGCAGAAGCTCGTGCGCATTGGGGATGGCAACCTGATTTTGATTTGCAAAAAATGACGGACGATATGATGTTGAACTTAAACAAACTATACAGTCAATCTCATTAA
- a CDS encoding SRPBCC domain-containing protein: MKDLKKYYIIPATPEEVYLALTVESTIMLWTGDKAEMKAEPGTEFSMWDGSIVGKNLEFVPGKKIVQEWYFGEDNTTPSIVTIILHEHKQGTSAELRHTNIPDEDFEDIQDGWDFSYFADLIDFYEE, from the coding sequence ATGAAAGATTTAAAAAAATACTATATTATACCTGCTACTCCTGAAGAAGTTTATCTGGCTTTAACCGTTGAATCGACCATTATGTTATGGACTGGCGATAAGGCTGAAATGAAAGCTGAACCGGGGACTGAATTTTCTATGTGGGATGGAAGTATAGTAGGTAAAAACTTAGAGTTTGTACCCGGCAAAAAAATAGTACAGGAATGGTATTTTGGGGAGGATAATACTACGCCCTCTATTGTTACCATTATACTACACGAACACAAGCAAGGTACTTCGGCCGAGTTAAGGCACACCAATATTCCTGACGAAGATTTTGAAGATATACAAGACGGTTGGGACTTTTCTTACTTTGCTGATTTAATTGATTTTTACGAAGAGTAG
- a CDS encoding DUF6265 family protein: MKKVQHTISSLIVLLAIAACNTANNKQATTYTELEKASWLIGNWENKSSEGNASEVWKKENDSTLLGASYFIMGKDTASTEFISLHQTGKEIFYAPTIPGQNGGLPIEFKLTQSDNNSLVFENPAHDFPQKITYTKITNDSLVAEISGKQQGKEKAMQFPMKRAK, from the coding sequence ATGAAAAAAGTACAACACACCATTAGTTCCCTTATTGTTTTACTGGCAATAGCAGCTTGTAACACTGCAAACAATAAACAAGCAACCACTTATACCGAGTTGGAGAAAGCCAGTTGGTTAATTGGTAATTGGGAAAATAAATCAAGCGAAGGAAACGCTTCTGAAGTATGGAAAAAAGAAAATGACTCCACCTTGCTTGGTGCCAGTTATTTTATAATGGGAAAAGATACCGCTTCAACCGAGTTTATTAGTTTACACCAAACGGGTAAAGAGATATTTTATGCACCGACCATTCCCGGCCAAAACGGTGGACTTCCTATTGAGTTTAAATTAACCCAATCAGACAATAATAGTTTAGTATTTGAAAACCCCGCGCACGACTTCCCGCAAAAAATTACCTATACCAAAATAACCAACGATTCATTGGTGGCCGAAATAAGCGGCAAGCAGCAAGGCAAAGAAAAAGCCATGCAGTTTCCTATGAAAAGGGCAAAGTAA
- a CDS encoding response regulator, whose product MIAQDISILLADDDRDDCLLFKEALEELPIQTVLTTVHDGEQLMQILTKNTDKLFHILFLDLNMPRKNGFTCLKEIKDNDLLKLLPVIIFSTSYDEHIADLLYKEGATHYICKPAHFSELKKVIQQVLTLVTENNSLQPSKKNLFLIS is encoded by the coding sequence ATGATTGCGCAAGATATAAGCATACTTCTTGCTGATGATGATAGGGATGATTGTCTGCTTTTTAAAGAAGCATTAGAGGAGCTTCCTATCCAAACTGTACTCACAACAGTGCATGACGGGGAACAACTCATGCAAATACTCACCAAAAATACGGACAAACTTTTTCATATTCTTTTTCTCGACCTCAACATGCCACGCAAAAATGGTTTCACTTGTTTAAAAGAAATAAAAGATAATGACCTGTTAAAGCTGCTTCCTGTAATTATTTTCTCTACATCATATGATGAGCATATTGCTGACTTGCTTTATAAAGAAGGAGCAACTCATTACATCTGTAAACCCGCTCATTTTTCTGAGCTAAAAAAAGTAATTCAACAGGTGCTTACACTGGTTACTGAAAATAACAGTTTGCAGCCCTCCAAGAAAAATTTATTCCTCATCAGTTAA
- a CDS encoding SDR family oxidoreductase, with amino-acid sequence MKESKVWLITGAGSGIGLQIAKAALAAGNKVVATGRDSSKVFKAIDSPTDNLLVVKMDVTDPKEIEAGVNSAIEKFGTIDVLVNNAGNFYAGFFEELSQSQVERQIATNLFGPMNVTRAVLPVMRKNKSGHVISISSTAALVGYELCSAYAASKFGLEGFMESLQMEVAPFGIHTTIVEPGFFRTNLLEPSSTIWSELQVEDYTERIAVLKPWWNSMSGQQGGDPAKLAAALLKIAGEDTPPKRWMAGADSIAEAERKANELQEQANAYRELSSSLSYE; translated from the coding sequence ATGAAGGAAAGTAAAGTTTGGTTAATAACCGGTGCAGGCAGTGGTATTGGATTACAAATTGCAAAAGCGGCACTTGCCGCAGGTAATAAAGTTGTTGCTACAGGCAGAGACTCAAGTAAAGTTTTTAAAGCAATTGATTCTCCTACTGATAATCTACTGGTGGTAAAAATGGATGTAACAGATCCAAAAGAAATTGAGGCAGGAGTAAATTCAGCCATTGAAAAATTCGGAACAATTGATGTGCTTGTTAATAATGCAGGTAATTTCTACGCAGGTTTTTTTGAGGAGTTAAGTCAAAGTCAGGTAGAACGCCAAATTGCCACCAACTTATTTGGGCCTATGAATGTAACAAGAGCTGTTTTACCTGTTATGAGAAAGAACAAATCGGGGCATGTCATATCTATTTCATCCACTGCTGCATTGGTTGGTTATGAGCTATGTTCAGCATATGCTGCATCCAAATTTGGATTAGAAGGATTTATGGAATCTTTACAAATGGAAGTTGCGCCATTTGGTATACATACCACCATAGTAGAACCGGGGTTTTTCAGAACAAACTTATTGGAACCATCTTCAACAATCTGGTCAGAACTTCAGGTTGAAGATTATACTGAACGTATTGCTGTACTAAAACCATGGTGGAATAGCATGAGCGGACAACAAGGTGGTGACCCTGCAAAGTTAGCAGCAGCATTACTTAAAATTGCGGGTGAAGATACTCCCCCAAAACGCTGGATGGCAGGAGCAGATAGTATTGCCGAAGCAGAAAGAAAGGCGAATGAATTACAAGAACAGGCAAATGCTTATCGTGAGTTATCTTCATCTTTATCATACGAATAG
- a CDS encoding CheR family methyltransferase gives MKAPSITKKTPVRKEIKEKSFPVVAIGASAGGLEAMMELLKNLPADTGMAFIYVQHLSPDHKSLLTEILSKKTKMKVQEIDDMDKIEPNNVFVIPYNKGIEVTDGHIKLIPRSETSVAISIDILFTSLAEAQKERVIGIVLSGSASDGTVGIKAIKQQGGLTFAQDDTAKFTSMPHSAISSGVVDFILSPKDIALELARLSKHPFLKNNAVKVGNEELIDNSDPDLKNILGQLLQATGVDFGLYKMNTIKRRIIRRILLYKIKTLKAYAKLLTQKNEEIDILYQDLLINVTSFFRDTDTHKYLKESLFPKLLKRKKAGESLRIWVAACATGEEAYSIAMMLLEIQGSTTTNIPVQIFATDLSEHAIGKARVGIYTKQELETVSPKRIQRFFTKLDGNFRVNKAVRDMCVFAPHNILRDPPFSRLDFISCCNLFIYFDTAAQKKVVNTFHYALNKDGFLMLGKSENISQSANHFTGVNKKYKIFARKINSGTPTLPAVSPRFAQQISSEKIVAVVNRNKTPKITPVHRNGLDSAIDGVLVSEFMPASVVVNHQMDIVQFRGTTDLFLTHPKGKATFNILKMARPEIAFELRNAISKVLKTKHRFRKSGIELRINSAIRIISVEVAPLNIEWDEPLLLILFTEHEQIEVFSQSVKGVKSNSLAKDRRIKKLEEELASAQADAFLLSQEQEAFTQELQSANEEVVSSNEELQTVNEELETSKEEIESANEELTTTNQELQTRNDLLIESYEYSEAIVSTMHEPMLVLGKDLRVKSANKAFYKKFGVTQEQTEGVLLYHLGNKQWNIPALRKLLEDIIPKNSQFLNYEVKHTFQHMGEKIMSLNASRIIQKTHREHLILLIIADITEVRQLLIEKELREKKIINKEASERKKEKLRLEKAVGERTQELKESNELLADNNTALQNMNKELESFTYVSSHDLQEPLRKIQTFANLLLENENQQLSTKGKNHLHLIQNAAERMRQLISDLLAFSRISVAERKFESTDLNIIVEDVKAEFKEIIEQKNAVIEVTALCTVETIPFQFRQLMHNLIGNALKFSKPNVPPHITIKSKNIKYSKLNSSIHPTLKEHCHITITDNGIGFEKEFSEKIFEVFQRLHNKDKYTGTGIGLAIVKKIVNNHNGTISVRSKLNKGTSFDIYIPVLQKA, from the coding sequence ATGAAAGCCCCTTCAATAACAAAAAAAACACCCGTTAGAAAAGAAATCAAAGAGAAATCTTTTCCAGTAGTTGCCATTGGTGCATCGGCAGGTGGATTGGAAGCTATGATGGAATTGTTAAAAAATCTTCCGGCTGATACAGGTATGGCATTTATTTATGTACAGCACCTCAGTCCAGATCATAAAAGTTTGTTAACCGAAATTTTGTCGAAGAAAACAAAAATGAAGGTGCAGGAAATTGACGACATGGATAAGATAGAGCCCAATAATGTTTTTGTCATTCCATATAACAAAGGAATTGAAGTAACTGACGGACACATAAAACTAATTCCACGCTCGGAAACCAGTGTAGCTATCTCCATTGATATACTTTTTACTTCACTTGCCGAGGCTCAAAAAGAAAGGGTTATAGGCATTGTTCTTTCGGGCAGCGCAAGCGATGGAACTGTTGGTATAAAAGCCATAAAGCAACAAGGCGGCTTAACATTTGCGCAAGATGATACTGCAAAATTCACCAGCATGCCTCACTCTGCCATTTCATCGGGCGTGGTTGACTTTATCTTATCGCCAAAAGACATAGCACTTGAACTAGCACGACTCAGTAAACACCCGTTCCTTAAAAACAATGCCGTTAAAGTTGGCAATGAAGAGTTAATTGACAACAGCGACCCTGATTTGAAAAATATTCTCGGCCAATTACTTCAAGCCACCGGTGTTGATTTCGGTCTGTATAAAATGAATACCATCAAGAGGCGTATTATACGCAGAATATTGTTGTATAAAATAAAAACATTGAAAGCCTATGCAAAGCTGCTCACTCAAAAAAATGAAGAGATTGATATTCTTTACCAGGATTTATTGATTAATGTAACCAGTTTTTTCCGCGATACGGATACACACAAATATTTAAAAGAAAGTCTTTTCCCTAAGTTGCTTAAAAGAAAAAAAGCGGGAGAATCTTTGCGTATATGGGTTGCTGCTTGTGCCACAGGAGAAGAAGCCTATTCTATTGCTATGATGTTGCTCGAAATTCAAGGTAGCACAACAACAAATATACCTGTTCAGATTTTTGCCACAGACCTCAGCGAACATGCAATTGGTAAGGCTCGTGTGGGTATATACACCAAGCAAGAATTGGAAACTGTTTCACCGAAACGAATTCAGCGTTTTTTCACCAAATTGGATGGCAATTTTCGTGTAAATAAAGCGGTGCGCGATATGTGTGTATTTGCTCCACATAATATATTACGAGATCCTCCTTTTTCGCGTCTTGATTTTATCAGTTGCTGTAATCTGTTTATTTATTTTGATACTGCTGCTCAAAAAAAAGTAGTCAATACATTTCACTACGCTTTAAATAAAGATGGTTTTTTGATGCTTGGCAAATCAGAAAACATCAGTCAGTCTGCAAATCATTTTACGGGCGTCAATAAAAAATATAAAATATTTGCTCGCAAAATAAATTCAGGTACACCTACGTTACCTGCCGTTTCACCACGCTTTGCCCAGCAAATTTCATCGGAGAAAATTGTTGCGGTAGTTAACCGAAATAAAACACCCAAAATTACTCCTGTTCATCGTAACGGGCTTGACAGTGCAATTGATGGCGTTCTTGTTTCTGAATTTATGCCTGCAAGCGTTGTTGTTAACCACCAAATGGATATAGTGCAGTTTAGGGGCACAACCGATTTATTCCTTACTCACCCTAAAGGTAAAGCCACTTTTAATATTTTAAAAATGGCTCGACCTGAAATTGCTTTTGAATTACGCAATGCTATTTCAAAAGTGCTAAAAACCAAACATCGGTTCCGCAAAAGCGGCATTGAACTCAGAATAAATTCTGCAATCAGAATTATTAGTGTAGAAGTGGCTCCGCTTAACATAGAGTGGGATGAACCATTGTTATTAATTCTTTTTACGGAGCACGAACAAATAGAAGTTTTTTCGCAATCGGTTAAAGGTGTAAAAAGTAATTCACTTGCTAAAGACCGTAGAATAAAAAAATTAGAAGAGGAGTTAGCATCTGCGCAGGCTGATGCGTTTTTACTCTCGCAGGAGCAGGAGGCATTTACCCAAGAACTGCAAAGTGCCAATGAGGAAGTTGTTTCAAGCAACGAAGAATTACAAACGGTAAATGAAGAATTGGAAACATCCAAGGAAGAAATAGAATCGGCAAATGAAGAATTGACCACCACTAACCAGGAATTACAAACACGGAACGACTTGCTTATTGAATCGTATGAATATTCGGAAGCAATCGTGTCTACCATGCATGAACCAATGCTTGTGCTTGGAAAAGACCTTCGTGTAAAATCGGCCAACAAAGCATTTTATAAAAAATTTGGTGTTACACAAGAGCAGACAGAAGGGGTGCTTTTATACCACTTAGGAAACAAACAATGGAATATTCCTGCACTTAGAAAATTGTTGGAAGACATTATTCCTAAAAATTCTCAATTCCTTAATTACGAGGTAAAACACACTTTCCAGCACATGGGTGAAAAAATAATGTCGCTCAATGCAAGCCGCATTATTCAGAAAACACACCGCGAACATTTAATCCTTCTTATCATAGCTGACATTACGGAAGTAAGACAGTTACTAATAGAAAAAGAACTGAGAGAGAAAAAAATAATCAATAAGGAAGCCAGCGAGCGTAAAAAAGAAAAACTACGATTAGAAAAAGCCGTTGGTGAAAGAACACAGGAATTAAAAGAATCAAACGAATTACTCGCAGATAACAACACCGCACTTCAAAACATGAATAAAGAGCTGGAATCATTTACCTATGTTTCCAGTCACGATCTGCAAGAGCCACTGCGAAAAATACAAACTTTCGCAAACCTCCTGCTCGAAAATGAAAATCAACAATTATCTACTAAAGGCAAAAATCATTTACACCTTATACAGAATGCAGCTGAACGAATGCGGCAACTCATCAGCGATTTATTGGCCTTTTCACGCATTAGCGTAGCCGAACGGAAATTTGAAAGTACTGACCTTAACATAATTGTTGAAGATGTAAAAGCTGAGTTTAAAGAAATTATTGAACAGAAAAATGCCGTTATTGAAGTAACAGCACTATGCACAGTAGAAACCATTCCTTTTCAGTTTCGTCAGCTCATGCACAATCTTATTGGTAATGCACTCAAATTTTCAAAACCCAATGTGCCACCACACATAACAATAAAGAGCAAAAACATTAAATACAGCAAACTTAACAGCAGTATACACCCCACGTTAAAAGAACACTGCCATATTACTATTACTGATAATGGAATTGGATTTGAAAAGGAGTTCAGCGAAAAAATATTTGAAGTGTTTCAACGCTTGCACAATAAGGACAAATACACTGGTACTGGTATTGGACTTGCTATTGTAAAAAAAATAGTGAACAACCACAACGGGACTATTAGCGTAAGGAGCAAACTGAATAAAGGAACTTCATTTGATATATATATTCCTGTTTTGCAAAAAGCATAA